A genomic region of Trifolium pratense cultivar HEN17-A07 linkage group LG3, ARS_RC_1.1, whole genome shotgun sequence contains the following coding sequences:
- the LOC123916031 gene encoding signal recognition particle subunit SRP68, with amino-acid sequence MGKDNQLSAMEVDDPKSTNSDQIAPKFSINVLQLLKSAQMQHGLRHGDYTRYRRYCTARLRRLYKSLKFTHGRGKYAKRTITEANVTEVRFLHVILYSAERAWSHAMEKRQLPNGPNASQRIYLIGRLRKAVKWASLFSQLCATKADSRTSLEAEAYESYMKGSLLFEQDQNWDVALKHFKSARAVYEELGKYGDLDNQVLCRERVEELEPSIRYCLHKIGQSNLQASELLNIGDMEGPALDLFKAKLEAAMSEARSQQAASMTEFHWLGHRFPISNAKTRVAILKAQELEKDIHGPLAENISADKRLVIFDKIFSAYHDARGFIRADLATAGSAESVKDDLNGLDKAVSAVLGERTIERNLLLVKVAKSKLAKRNDDKNEKVTKPEELVRLYDLLLQNTSDLSDLVSSGRDQKPEEVSFAEECSFKTLAFRAERCFYVAKSYSVAGKRAEAYALYCRARSLAEDALKKLQTLDGNNKTMIKELEVFSNECRSNSCIEHALGIMEEKKTQENISEGISNISLTGAERLEKFLLEKLDVYESAVGDSNVKSAPRIAPFPPAFQAIARNPIVLDLAYNTIEFPSIENRMKKDKRAKGGFISRIFG; translated from the exons ATGGGAAAAGATAACCAATTATCAGCTATGGAAGTCGATGATCCAAAATCAACGAATTCTGATCAGATAGCTCCCAAATTCTCAATCAACG TACTGCAGCTCTTAAAATCTGCACAAATGCAGCATGGTTTGCGCCATGGAGATTACACTCGCTATCG GAGGTATTGCACAGCTCGATTGAGGAGGTTGTATAAATCTTTGAAGTTTACCCACGGCCGTGGTAAATATGCGAAAAGAACCATAACTGAGGCTAATGTCACTGAAGTAAG GTTTCTTCATGTGATTCTCTATTCAGCAGAGAGAGCTTGGAGTCATGCCATGGAGAAAAGGCAGCTTCCGAATGGACCAAATGCATCTCAACGTATCTATCTGATTGGTAGGTTGCGGAAGGCGGTAAAATGGGCTTCTTTGTTTTCACAATTGTGTGCAACCAAGGCAGACTCTAGGACATCTTTGGAAGCTGAG GCTTATGAATCCTATATGAAAGGGAGTTTGTTGTTTGAGCAAGATCAGAACTGGGATGTGGCTTTAAAGCACTTCAAAAGTGCTAG GGCTGTATACGAGGAATTAGGGAAATATGGAGATCTGGATAACCAAGTTTTGTGTCGTGAGCGGGTTGAGGAGCTAGAACCTAGCATCAGATACTGCCTTCACAAAATTGGCCAGTCAAATCTACAAGCCTCTGAACTATTAAACATTGGGGATATGGAAGGACCTGCATTGGACCTTTTTAAGGCTAAACTAGAG GCTGCCATGTCTGAGGCAAGATCTCAACAAGCTGCTTCCATGACAGAATTTCATTGGCTTGGCCATAGATTTCCAATATCGAATGCCAAAACAAGGGTTGCCATTTTGAAAG CCCAGGAGCTGGAGAAAGATATACATGGTCCCTTGGCAGAAAATATTTCAGCAGACAAAAGACTggttatttttgacaaaatcttTTCCGCATACCATGATGCTAGAGGCTTTATTCGGGCTGATTTG GCCACTGCAGGAAGTGCAGAAAGTGTGAAAGATGATTTGAATGGTCTTGATAAGGCTGTCAGTGCCGTCTTAGGAGAAAGAACCATTGAGCGCAACCTCTTGTTGGTCAAGGTTGCAAAAAGTAAACTTGCAAAGCGCAATgatgataaaaatgaaaaagtcaCCAAACCTGAAGAGCTTGTTCGTTTATATGATCTCTTGCTACAG AATACATCTGATCTATCTGATTTAGTCAGTTCTGGAAGGGACCAAAAGCCTGAAGAAGTTAGCTTTGCTGAAGAGTGTTCGTTCAAAACTTTGGCTTTTCGAGCAGAAAG GTGCTTTTATGTTGCAAAGTCATACAGTGTGGCTGGAAAGAGGGCTGAAGCATACGCTTTGTACTGTCGTGCTCGCAGTTTAGCTGAAGATGCCTTAAAAAAGCTTCAAACGCTAGATGGCAATAATAAG ACTATGATCAAAGAATTAGAGGTCTTTAGCAATGAATGCCGTTCCAACAGTTGTATAGAACATGCACTGGGGATCATGGAGGAGAAGAAGACTCAAGAGAATATCTCCGAAGGGATCTCCAATATATCATTGACTGGAGCTGAACGG TTGGAGAAGTTCCTATTGGAGAAACTTGATGTCTATGAGTCTGCTGTGGGTGATTCAAATGTGAAATCTGCACCTCGCATTGCACCCTTTCCACCAGCTTTCCAGGCAATTGCCCGTAACCCTATTGTGCTGGACCTGGCGTATAACACTATCGAATTCCCATCTATTGAAAATAGGATGAAGAAGGACAAAAGAGCAAAGGGCGGCTTTATAAGTAGAATATTTGGATGA